ATCATTCTTGTTGACTGCCCAGCACCCAAAGGGTCCACAACTGTAGTACTTCACACTTCCTGGCAATCCTGTCCATGGAAGGGGTGAGCCTGGACCCTTGTAGCCAACTGTGGCACTACGTGTCAGACAGAATGGAGTATCGTTCATGTTGGCCCCCACAATAAACTGTTCACCTCCAGCATCCAACTGTTTCAGAAGGCCTGAAgaccacaaagacagacagacggacagacaagcAAGGAGCACATATCTGTAAGTACTGCCAAATGACCTACAagttacaatttaaaaaaaaaatcaacagcctgatgatATCAGGAATGCTAAAAAGGTGTCGTCTGGATAAATATTGAGTAATGCTCTCCACTTACCTGCAGCTTGCACCCAGTTCCCGGCCACATACTTGTAGATTGAGTCTGCCTTGTTGACACCCCAGATCCCTGCTGGTCCTACAGTGATATGTTTCAGGGAACCAGGCAGGCGGATCCATGTATCACCTACCAGGTAGTAGGGGACTTGACTTGTGTCTGTAGCAACCACTTGCCCAAGTCCTGCATCGATCTGCATCAGATTCTTGATGTTTACTACCTCCTGACAGTCCCATGCTATGGAGACAAAGACATATGAGTAGAG
The nucleotide sequence above comes from Salvelinus fontinalis isolate EN_2023a unplaced genomic scaffold, ASM2944872v1 scaffold_1465, whole genome shotgun sequence. Encoded proteins:
- the LOC129849459 gene encoding fish-egg lectin-like, with protein sequence MRVTAAVLLVLCLLAISHAWDCQEVVNIKNLMQIDAGLGQVVATDTSQVPYYLVGDTWIRLPGSLKHITVGPAGIWGVNKADSIYKYVAGNWVQAAGLLKQLDAGGEQFIVGANMNDTPFCLTRSATVGYKGPGSPLPWTGLPGSVKYYSCGPFGCWAVNKNDDIYLMSLNLDCQNNGWSHIDGKLSMIEVATDGSVFGVNSEGSVFTRDGITASKPEGTGWSNIPMCMRMGHVTYDLGHLWVVSKSGVTMVCTP